The following proteins are encoded in a genomic region of Cataglyphis hispanica isolate Lineage 1 chromosome 1, ULB_Chis1_1.0, whole genome shotgun sequence:
- the LOC126851143 gene encoding uncharacterized protein LOC126851143 isoform X2 — translation MYTMMGQQHSFEDRLRLSERNRENNEGNAKRTKTDNGQDRDRTPRCNAEVAIVRPLRILGRHYPLTKTAYKHLDISINVSRPSFIEIIFGDCHGRRTRRVAPLSADTNRAIDAPIRQIQQSPNSPSRNIQDSSSYIEKYHFIHVKSGTLHQPHRYILKRFNRVHRQQNGSFPRRYRDPSTVPLRFKIPRSFPRQYATARTSIAMS, via the exons ATGTACACGATGATGGGACAACAGCACTCGTTCGAGGATCGATTGAGGCTCTCCGAGCGAAATCGCGAAAATAACGAAGGAAACGCTAAGAGAACTAAAACAGATAACgg ACAAGATCGCGATCGGACGCCGAGATGCAACGCGGAAGTCGCGATCGTGCGACCGCTCAGAATCTTAGGAAGACACTACCCATTGACAAAAACGGCATACAAACATCTGGACATCAGCATTAACGTAAGCCGACCCTCGTTCATCGAAATCATTTTCGGAGATTGTCACG GTCGACGAACGCGACGAGTCGCGCCTCTCAGCGCCGATACAAATAGGGCAATTGACGCTCCGATTCGGCAGATTCAACAATCTCCGAATTCTCCGTCTCGAAACATCCAAGATTCGTCTAGCTATATCGAAAAATACCATTTTATACATGTTAAATCTGGAACATTGCATCAGCCGCATCGTTACATCCTTAAACGGTTTAACCGCGTACACCGACAACAAAATGGCTCGTTTCCTCGACGTTATCGAGATCCCTCGACGGTTCCTCTACGGTTCAAGATCCCGCGCTCGTTCCCGCGGCAATACGCGACAGCGAGAACTTCGATCGCAATGAGCTGA
- the LOC126851143 gene encoding uncharacterized protein LOC126851143 isoform X1: MYTMMGQQHSFEDRLRLSERNRENNEGNAKRTKTDNGQDRDRTPRCNAEVAIVRPLRILGRHYPLTKTAYKHLDISINVSRPSFIEIIFGDCHGKEILLTPDTWKELLDLRLTLSYFQVDERDESRLSAPIQIGQLTLRFGRFNNLRILRLETSKIRLAISKNTILYMLNLEHCISRIVTSLNGLTAYTDNKMARFLDVIEIPRRFLYGSRSRARSRGNTRQRELRSQ, from the exons ATGTACACGATGATGGGACAACAGCACTCGTTCGAGGATCGATTGAGGCTCTCCGAGCGAAATCGCGAAAATAACGAAGGAAACGCTAAGAGAACTAAAACAGATAACgg ACAAGATCGCGATCGGACGCCGAGATGCAACGCGGAAGTCGCGATCGTGCGACCGCTCAGAATCTTAGGAAGACACTACCCATTGACAAAAACGGCATACAAACATCTGGACATCAGCATTAACGTAAGCCGACCCTCGTTCATCGAAATCATTTTCGGAGATTGTCACGGTAAAGAGATCTTGCTAACGCCTGATACGTGGAAGGAGCTGCTCGATCTACGGCTCACGCTGTCATACTTCCAGGTCGACGAACGCGACGAGTCGCGCCTCTCAGCGCCGATACAAATAGGGCAATTGACGCTCCGATTCGGCAGATTCAACAATCTCCGAATTCTCCGTCTCGAAACATCCAAGATTCGTCTAGCTATATCGAAAAATACCATTTTATACATGTTAAATCTGGAACATTGCATCAGCCGCATCGTTACATCCTTAAACGGTTTAACCGCGTACACCGACAACAAAATGGCTCGTTTCCTCGACGTTATCGAGATCCCTCGACGGTTCCTCTACGGTTCAAGATCCCGCGCTCGTTCCCGCGGCAATACGCGACAGCGAGAACTTCGATCGCAATGA